The Roseibaca calidilacus genome has a window encoding:
- a CDS encoding ABC transporter ATP-binding protein, whose protein sequence is MIQLQNLCKTFDIPGGKHTVFKDLTLDLPPGRSLGLLGRNGAGKSTLMQIIAGTMQPTAGHVIRRGKISWPIGGANSFHPDMTGLQNTRFLARCYGVDTDSLAAFVEEFAQIGTHFNMPWRTYSAGMKSRLSFGVAMGIPFDTYLIDEVTGAGDKSFRERSQTVFKARMAQADAIMISHNMSDMRNFCNSGLVLHNGVLEFFDDIETAIARHEELMRLG, encoded by the coding sequence ATGATCCAGCTTCAGAACCTGTGCAAAACATTCGATATTCCGGGCGGCAAGCATACCGTTTTCAAAGATCTGACACTGGATCTGCCGCCGGGCCGGTCCTTGGGGTTGCTGGGGCGCAATGGCGCGGGGAAATCCACGCTAATGCAGATCATCGCGGGCACCATGCAGCCCACGGCGGGCCATGTCATCCGACGTGGCAAGATTTCGTGGCCCATCGGTGGCGCGAACAGCTTTCACCCCGACATGACCGGGCTTCAGAATACGCGGTTTCTGGCCCGGTGCTACGGCGTCGACACGGATTCCCTAGCCGCGTTCGTCGAGGAATTCGCCCAGATCGGCACGCATTTCAACATGCCTTGGCGCACCTATTCTGCGGGGATGAAGTCGCGCCTGTCCTTCGGGGTGGCCATGGGCATTCCCTTTGACACCTACCTGATTGACGAGGTCACAGGCGCGGGCGACAAAAGCTTTCGCGAACGCAGCCAAACAGTGTTCAAGGCCCGCATGGCGCAAGCCGACGCCATCATGATTAGTCACAATATGTCGGACATGCGCAATTTCTGCAACAGCGGGCTGGTGTTGCACAATGGCGTGTTGGAGTTCTTCGACGATATCGAGACCGCCATCGCGCGCCATGAAGAATTGATGCGCCTTGGCTGA
- a CDS encoding ABC transporter permease, producing MSALRCIAALMLREMGTRYGRRPGGYVWAVLQPLGIIIIIAFAFSLIAQSPALGTSFLLFKATGMLVLQTFNALGSNVGRAMNYSRALLFFPRVSWIDAVIARFLLNALVSLAAACIILVGIILFEDLKTVLDWGQIFLAVVLICALGFGIGCLNCYLFQRFPVWDDIWGILTAPLFVISGVLFLYEDLPPFAQDILWYNPIMHITGLMREGFYPVYSPGYISVAYTAACALVPMVIGLLLLRQYHRDLLYR from the coding sequence GTGTCGGCCCTGCGGTGCATTGCGGCGCTGATGCTTCGAGAGATGGGCACGCGCTATGGTCGACGTCCCGGCGGCTATGTCTGGGCGGTGCTGCAACCGCTGGGCATCATCATCATCATTGCTTTCGCATTTTCGCTGATCGCGCAATCGCCCGCGCTTGGCACCAGCTTCTTGTTGTTCAAAGCGACCGGGATGCTTGTTTTGCAGACCTTCAACGCATTGGGCAGCAATGTCGGGCGCGCCATGAACTACTCGCGCGCGCTTCTGTTCTTCCCGCGGGTCAGCTGGATAGACGCGGTGATCGCGCGCTTCCTACTCAACGCGCTGGTGTCATTGGCCGCGGCGTGCATCATCCTTGTTGGCATCATCCTGTTCGAAGACCTGAAAACCGTGCTTGACTGGGGACAGATTTTTCTTGCGGTGGTGCTGATCTGTGCGTTGGGATTCGGCATCGGGTGCTTGAATTGCTACCTGTTCCAAAGGTTCCCGGTCTGGGACGACATTTGGGGTATCCTGACAGCCCCTCTTTTCGTCATTTCCGGGGTGCTGTTTCTGTACGAAGACCTGCCCCCCTTTGCGCAGGATATCTTGTGGTATAACCCGATCATGCACATCACCGGGCTGATGCGAGAGGGTTTCTACCCGGTCTATTCGCCCGGCTATATCTCTGTTGCCTATACCGCCGCCTGTGCCTTGGTGCCGATGGTCATCGGGCTTTTGTTGTTGCGGCAGTATCACCGCGACCTGCTTTACAGATAA